A genomic window from Serratia liquefaciens includes:
- a CDS encoding helix-turn-helix domain-containing protein, with product MSKILAEIHQEVQELHHAGFVDDVTMRTFDMLCLRPVKQYTPADIRALRERENVSQPVFALHLNVSKKAVQKWERGEAVPNSAAMKLLSLVDRSGLAILT from the coding sequence ATGAGCAAAATCCTTGCTGAGATCCACCAGGAAGTTCAGGAACTGCATCATGCCGGTTTTGTCGACGATGTGACTATGCGGACCTTCGACATGCTGTGCTTACGCCCAGTCAAGCAATACACTCCTGCGGACATCCGCGCCCTGCGCGAACGTGAAAACGTCAGTCAGCCGGTATTTGCCCTGCACCTGAACGTCAGCAAAAAAGCGGTGCAAAAATGGGAGCGCGGCGAAGCCGTCCCTAACTCCGCCGCCATGAAATTGCTTTCGCTGGTCGACCGCAGCGGTCTGGCGATCCTGACGTAG
- the cheY gene encoding chemotaxis response regulator CheY, which translates to MADKSLRFLVVDDFSTMRRIVRNLLKELGFNNVEEAEDGADALNKLRAGGFDFVVSDWNMPNMDGLELLQTIRADGALAAMPVLMVTAEAKKENIIAAAQAGASGYVVKPFTAATLEEKLNKIFEKLGM; encoded by the coding sequence ATGGCAGATAAAAGCCTCAGATTTCTGGTGGTGGATGACTTTTCCACTATGCGTCGCATCGTCAGAAACTTGCTGAAAGAGTTGGGATTCAACAACGTTGAAGAGGCCGAAGACGGTGCGGATGCGTTGAACAAACTGCGTGCCGGCGGCTTCGATTTCGTGGTGTCCGACTGGAACATGCCGAACATGGACGGCCTGGAACTGTTGCAAACCATTCGTGCCGATGGCGCATTGGCGGCGATGCCGGTGCTGATGGTGACGGCGGAAGCCAAGAAAGAAAACATTATCGCGGCGGCGCAGGCCGGTGCCAGCGGTTACGTGGTGAAACCTTTTACGGCGGCGACGCTGGAAGAAAAGCTCAATAAGATTTTTGAAAAACTGGGCATGTAA
- the umuC gene encoding translesion error-prone DNA polymerase V subunit UmuC encodes MFALVDVNSFYTSCETVFRPDLKGKPIVVVSNNDGCIISLSAEAKVLGIKMGAPYFKIKEELRRQQVSVFSSNYTLYADLSHRVMLTLIEMAPVVEIYSIDEAFIDVSGLSGSLSLSTFGHQMRDRVLKNTGLTVGVGIASTKTLAKIANFAAKKWRQTGGVVELSDPERLRKLLALVPVDEVWGVGRRIGKRLSLMGIETALQLADCSTWVIRKHFNVVLERTVRELRGESCLALDEFAPTKQQIICSRSFGHRITAYQDMRQAICTYAERAAEKLRAEKQFCCVISVFMRTSPHAENEIFYGPQASGRLAIPSNDTRDIIRVAISALDRIWKEDFRYMKAGVMLSDFFSQGVAQLNLFDEHQPRPNSNELMQTLDRLNQSGRGTVWFAGQGIQKSWAMKREMLSPSYTTRYSDLPSVK; translated from the coding sequence ATGTTCGCACTTGTTGACGTTAACAGCTTCTACACGTCCTGCGAGACTGTTTTTCGGCCAGATCTTAAGGGCAAACCCATCGTCGTCGTTTCAAACAACGACGGATGCATTATTTCGCTTTCGGCGGAAGCTAAAGTGCTGGGTATCAAAATGGGGGCGCCTTACTTCAAAATCAAAGAGGAATTACGGCGCCAGCAGGTCAGCGTTTTCAGCTCGAATTATACGCTTTATGCCGATCTCAGCCATCGGGTGATGCTGACGCTAATCGAGATGGCGCCTGTCGTAGAGATATACTCCATCGATGAAGCTTTTATTGATGTGTCTGGCCTGAGTGGCAGCCTTTCGCTGAGCACCTTTGGGCACCAAATGCGCGATCGGGTGTTAAAGAATACCGGGCTGACCGTTGGCGTTGGTATAGCGTCGACAAAAACGCTGGCGAAGATCGCCAATTTTGCGGCAAAGAAATGGCGTCAAACGGGGGGCGTTGTTGAGTTGTCCGATCCTGAGCGTCTGCGAAAACTGCTGGCGTTAGTGCCGGTGGACGAGGTGTGGGGCGTGGGCCGCCGCATCGGCAAGAGGCTCAGCTTGATGGGGATCGAAACGGCGCTACAGCTTGCTGACTGCTCAACCTGGGTGATCCGTAAACACTTCAATGTAGTCCTCGAACGTACGGTTCGTGAGCTGCGCGGCGAATCCTGTTTAGCGCTGGATGAGTTTGCGCCCACCAAACAGCAGATCATCTGTAGCCGCTCATTTGGTCACCGCATCACGGCTTATCAAGATATGCGCCAGGCCATTTGTACCTATGCGGAACGCGCAGCCGAAAAGCTCAGGGCAGAGAAGCAGTTCTGCTGTGTGATCAGCGTATTTATGAGGACCAGCCCCCATGCCGAAAATGAAATATTTTACGGCCCTCAGGCCAGCGGGCGCCTGGCGATCCCTTCCAACGATACGCGTGACATCATTCGCGTTGCTATCAGCGCGCTTGATCGGATCTGGAAAGAGGATTTTCGCTATATGAAAGCCGGCGTAATGCTGAGTGATTTCTTTAGCCAGGGGGTGGCGCAGCTTAATTTGTTTGATGAACACCAGCCCAGGCCCAACAGCAATGAGCTGATGCAGACCCTCGATCGACTTAATCAGTCCGGCCGAGGCACGGTGTGGTTTGCCGGGCAGGGGATCCAAAAAAGCTGGGCGATGAAACGCGAAATGCTGTCCCCCAGCTATACCACAAGGTACTCGGACCTGCCGTCCGTCAAATAG
- a CDS encoding flagellar protein FlhE: MKYRLALICLLAPLSVQAASGSWVADSVGATLEYGGERGESPGLRAPNALPDANARITSVSWRYRLLADEPAGMQAQLCTLTRCIVLGGGSGSSTGLKGEPANAELRFVYYVQARGSLNPPLRVISNQVIVNYE, from the coding sequence ATGAAATACCGTCTGGCGTTAATTTGCCTTTTAGCGCCGTTGAGCGTGCAGGCAGCATCCGGTTCCTGGGTCGCCGACAGCGTCGGCGCCACGCTGGAATATGGTGGTGAGCGGGGGGAGTCGCCGGGGTTACGCGCCCCCAATGCGCTGCCGGACGCTAATGCCCGCATCACCAGCGTAAGCTGGCGTTACCGGCTGCTGGCCGATGAACCGGCCGGCATGCAGGCGCAGCTTTGCACCCTGACGCGCTGCATTGTATTGGGCGGCGGCAGTGGCAGCAGCACCGGGCTGAAAGGGGAACCGGCGAACGCCGAGCTGCGTTTTGTTTATTACGTGCAGGCGCGCGGCAGCCTGAATCCGCCGCTGCGCGTGATCAGCAATCAGGTGATTGTCAATTACGAGTAA
- the cheR gene encoding protein-glutamate O-methyltransferase CheR has protein sequence MKPASSIPNRDPATLLTQMVQRLPLLDVHFRRISQLIYQRAGIVLAEHKREMVYNRLVRRLRLLGLNDFGDYLALLESDPNSAEWQAFINALTTNLTAFFREAHHFPILAEHARQRPNGYSVWSTAASTGEEPYSIAITLSEVLGQRATGCQVWASDIDTQVLEKAEAGVYRQEDLRTLTPAQMQRYFLRGTGPHQGLVRVRPELAGRVNFQALNLLAPEWALPGQFDAIFCRNVMIYFDKATQERILRRFVPLLKPGGLMFAGHSENFSQISRDFYLRGQTVYGLTKER, from the coding sequence ATGAAGCCGGCGTCGTCGATCCCTAACCGAGACCCTGCGACATTACTGACGCAGATGGTGCAGCGCCTGCCGTTGCTGGACGTGCATTTTCGCCGCATCAGCCAACTGATTTATCAGCGTGCCGGCATCGTGCTGGCAGAGCACAAGCGCGAGATGGTTTATAACCGCCTGGTGCGACGCCTGCGGCTGCTGGGCCTGAACGACTTTGGCGATTATTTGGCGCTGTTGGAAAGCGATCCGAACAGCGCCGAATGGCAAGCGTTCATCAATGCCCTGACCACCAACCTGACGGCTTTTTTCCGCGAGGCGCATCACTTCCCGATCCTGGCGGAACATGCGCGTCAGCGGCCTAACGGCTACAGCGTGTGGAGCACGGCGGCTTCGACCGGCGAAGAGCCTTATTCGATTGCCATCACTTTAAGTGAGGTGCTTGGACAACGCGCCACGGGTTGCCAGGTATGGGCCAGCGATATCGATACCCAGGTGCTGGAGAAAGCGGAAGCGGGCGTTTATCGCCAGGAAGATCTGCGTACCCTGACGCCGGCGCAAATGCAGCGTTATTTCCTGCGTGGCACCGGCCCGCATCAGGGGCTGGTGCGGGTACGGCCGGAGCTGGCTGGGCGGGTGAATTTTCAGGCGCTCAACCTGCTGGCGCCAGAGTGGGCGTTGCCGGGGCAATTCGACGCCATTTTCTGCCGCAACGTGATGATCTATTTCGATAAGGCGACACAGGAGCGCATTCTGCGTCGCTTCGTGCCCTTGCTCAAACCGGGGGGCCTGATGTTTGCCGGCCACTCCGAGAATTTCAGCCAGATCAGCCGGGATTTCTACTTGCGTGGGCAGACCGTGTATGGCCTGACCAAGGAGAGGTAA
- the cheZ gene encoding protein phosphatase CheZ encodes MRDIPMPASDAATAGEIISRIGQLTRMLRDSMRELGLDQAIAQAAEAIPDARDRLDYVVTMTAQAAERALNCVEAAQPRQAQLESEAKGLKGRWDEWFANPIELDDARELVTDTRQYLDQVPEHTAFTNAQLLEIMMAQDFQDLTGQVIKRMMDVVQEIEKQLLMVLMENIPEQPAKEKKPNDSLLNGPQLDQNGAGVIANQAQVDDLLDSLGF; translated from the coding sequence ATGAGAGACATTCCAATGCCTGCCAGCGATGCGGCAACCGCGGGGGAGATCATCTCCCGCATTGGCCAACTGACGCGGATGTTGCGCGACAGCATGCGCGAACTGGGGCTCGATCAGGCGATCGCCCAGGCGGCAGAGGCAATCCCGGATGCACGCGATCGTCTTGATTACGTGGTCACCATGACGGCGCAGGCGGCGGAACGGGCGTTGAACTGTGTGGAGGCGGCGCAGCCGCGCCAGGCACAGCTGGAGTCCGAAGCCAAAGGATTGAAAGGCCGTTGGGACGAGTGGTTCGCCAACCCGATCGAGTTGGACGACGCCCGTGAATTGGTTACCGATACCCGCCAGTACCTGGATCAGGTGCCGGAACATACGGCGTTCACCAATGCCCAACTGCTGGAAATCATGATGGCGCAGGATTTCCAGGATCTGACCGGCCAGGTGATCAAACGCATGATGGACGTGGTGCAGGAGATTGAAAAGCAGCTGCTGATGGTGCTGATGGAAAATATTCCTGAGCAACCGGCGAAAGAGAAAAAACCGAACGACAGCCTGCTCAATGGCCCGCAGCTCGACCAGAATGGCGCCGGCGTGATCGCCAATCAGGCGCAGGTGGACGATCTTCTGGACAGCCTGGGTTTCTGA
- the umuD gene encoding translesion error-prone DNA polymerase V autoproteolytic subunit — translation MQFIHPSQFISHQPLPLFMERVPCGFPSPAQDYVEDSLDLNKLVVKHPSATYFVRVSGDSMIGAGIGHGDLLVVDRSLTAVHGDIVIAAVAGEFTVKELQTHPRIQLVPHNTDYSPIVFQAEEELEIFGVVTFTLKSNRHVRTC, via the coding sequence ATGCAGTTTATCCATCCCAGTCAGTTCATCAGCCACCAGCCACTTCCCCTCTTTATGGAGCGAGTCCCCTGTGGTTTTCCCAGCCCGGCGCAGGACTACGTCGAAGATAGCCTCGATCTGAATAAGCTGGTGGTTAAACACCCCAGTGCGACGTACTTTGTCCGGGTCAGCGGCGATTCGATGATTGGCGCAGGTATCGGCCACGGTGACTTACTGGTGGTTGATCGTTCCCTCACCGCCGTTCATGGCGACATCGTCATAGCGGCAGTCGCCGGCGAATTTACCGTGAAGGAGCTGCAAACCCATCCACGCATTCAGCTGGTACCTCACAATACGGACTATTCTCCGATTGTTTTCCAGGCCGAAGAAGAGCTGGAAATCTTTGGCGTTGTGACATTTACATTGAAATCAAACAGACATGTTCGCACTTGTTGA
- a CDS encoding type II toxin-antitoxin system RelE/ParE family toxin, with product MTDIYLTKTFQAFAAHERISDATVIKAAREIQNHLYEANLGSCVYKKRVARAGGGKRGGYRVLIAFRDEDRLFFMRGFAKNEKDTVANDELVGLKRLAALYLDYSPFRLYQLVNDRKLRRLTYEQNPC from the coding sequence ATGACCGATATTTATCTCACCAAAACGTTTCAGGCATTTGCCGCCCATGAACGCATCAGCGATGCCACGGTAATCAAGGCCGCACGTGAAATACAAAACCACCTCTACGAGGCTAATCTGGGCAGCTGCGTTTATAAAAAACGCGTCGCCAGAGCAGGAGGCGGAAAGCGTGGGGGCTATCGTGTGCTTATCGCTTTTCGGGATGAGGACCGCCTGTTTTTCATGCGGGGATTTGCCAAAAATGAAAAGGATACCGTGGCGAATGATGAGCTAGTCGGGTTAAAACGCCTGGCTGCGCTCTATCTGGATTATTCGCCTTTCAGGCTTTATCAGTTGGTTAATGACAGGAAGTTGAGGAGGTTAACCTATGAGCAAAATCCTTGCTGA
- the flhB gene encoding flagellar biosynthesis protein FlhB, translating into MAEDSDLEKSEAPTPHRVEKAREDGQIPRSRELTSVLMLVAGLSIIWVSGGNMAQQLAAMLTQGLNFDHGMVSNDKQMLRQLAMLLRQAVWALLPIMAGLALVALTAPMLLGGLLLSGKSLKFDLKRMNPLSGLKRIFSSQVLAELLKGILKATLVGWITGLYLWHNWAAMLHLVTQQPLDALGNALRMIIFCGLLVVLGLTPMVAFDVFYQLWSHFKKLKMTKQDIRDEFKEQEGDPHVKGRIRQQQRAVARRRMMADVPKADVIVTNPTHYAVALQYNDKNMSAPKVLAKGAGEIALRIRELGAEHRIPMLEAPPLARALYRHSEIGQHIPATLYAAVAEVLAWVYQLRRWRREGGLIPKKPERLPVPEALDFAGESNTNG; encoded by the coding sequence GTGGCTGAAGACAGCGATCTGGAAAAGAGCGAGGCCCCCACGCCCCATAGGGTGGAGAAGGCGCGTGAAGATGGCCAGATCCCGCGTTCCCGCGAGCTGACGTCGGTGCTGATGCTGGTGGCAGGCTTGTCGATCATCTGGGTTTCTGGCGGCAACATGGCCCAGCAGTTGGCGGCCATGTTGACCCAGGGCCTGAATTTCGACCACGGCATGGTCAGTAACGACAAACAGATGCTGCGCCAGTTGGCGATGTTGTTACGTCAGGCGGTATGGGCGCTGCTGCCGATCATGGCCGGGTTGGCGCTGGTAGCGCTGACTGCGCCGATGCTGCTGGGCGGCCTGCTGCTGAGCGGTAAATCGCTCAAGTTCGATCTCAAGCGCATGAACCCGCTGTCCGGGCTGAAACGGATCTTTTCCAGCCAGGTGCTGGCGGAGCTGTTGAAGGGCATTCTGAAGGCGACGCTGGTAGGGTGGATCACCGGGTTATACCTGTGGCACAACTGGGCGGCGATGCTGCATCTGGTGACGCAACAGCCACTTGATGCGCTGGGTAACGCGCTGCGAATGATCATCTTTTGCGGCCTGCTGGTGGTACTCGGGCTGACGCCGATGGTGGCGTTTGACGTGTTTTACCAACTGTGGAGCCACTTCAAAAAGCTGAAGATGACCAAGCAGGACATTCGCGACGAGTTCAAAGAGCAGGAGGGGGACCCGCACGTCAAAGGGCGTATCCGACAGCAACAGCGTGCCGTTGCACGGCGGCGGATGATGGCCGACGTCCCCAAGGCCGACGTCATTGTGACCAACCCGACGCATTACGCCGTCGCGCTGCAGTACAACGATAAAAACATGAGTGCGCCGAAGGTGCTGGCCAAGGGGGCCGGCGAAATTGCGCTGCGCATTCGTGAACTGGGCGCGGAACACCGTATTCCCATGCTCGAAGCACCGCCGTTGGCACGCGCCCTTTATCGACACAGCGAGATTGGACAACACATTCCCGCCACCCTGTATGCCGCCGTGGCCGAAGTATTGGCCTGGGTTTACCAGCTGCGACGCTGGCGGCGCGAAGGGGGGCTGATCCCGAAAAAACCTGAACGTTTACCGGTGCCGGAAGCACTGGATTTTGCTGGAGAAAGTAATACAAATGGCTAA
- a CDS encoding protein-glutamate methylesterase/protein-glutamine glutaminase produces the protein MNKIRVLSVDDSALMRQLMTEIVNSHPDMEMVASAPDPLVARDLIKKFNPQVLTLDVEMPRMDGLDFLEKLMRLRPMPVVMVSSLTGQGSEITLRALELGAVDFVTKPQLGIREGMLAYSELIAEKIRTAAKARLPQRSSSPAPAILSHAPLLSSEKLIAIGASTGGTEAIRQVLQPLPATSPALLITQHMPPGFTRSFAERLNKLCQITVKEAEDGERVLPGHAYIAPGDRHMELSRSGANYQVKLHDGPAVNRHRPSVDVLFRSVAQYAGRNAVGVILTGMGNDGAAGMLEMHRAGAYTLAQNEASCVVFGMPREAIASGGVNEVVELDRMSQRMLAQIAGGQALRI, from the coding sequence ATGAATAAAATCAGAGTATTGAGCGTAGACGATTCGGCCCTGATGCGGCAGCTGATGACCGAAATTGTCAACAGCCATCCCGATATGGAGATGGTGGCGAGCGCGCCTGACCCTCTGGTCGCGCGCGATCTGATCAAAAAGTTTAACCCGCAGGTGCTGACGCTGGACGTCGAAATGCCGCGCATGGACGGCCTCGACTTCCTCGAGAAACTGATGCGCCTGCGGCCGATGCCGGTGGTGATGGTGTCGTCGCTGACAGGCCAGGGCTCGGAAATTACGCTGCGCGCGCTGGAGCTGGGGGCGGTGGATTTTGTCACCAAACCGCAGCTTGGCATCCGCGAGGGCATGTTGGCCTACAGCGAGCTGATAGCCGAAAAAATTCGCACGGCGGCCAAGGCGCGATTGCCGCAACGTTCCAGCAGCCCGGCCCCGGCTATCCTAAGCCATGCGCCGCTGTTGAGCAGTGAAAAACTGATCGCCATCGGGGCCTCTACCGGCGGCACCGAAGCCATTCGGCAGGTGCTGCAGCCGCTGCCGGCCACCAGCCCGGCGTTGTTGATCACCCAGCATATGCCGCCGGGGTTTACGCGCTCGTTCGCCGAGCGGCTGAACAAGCTGTGCCAGATTACGGTGAAAGAGGCCGAGGACGGTGAACGCGTGCTGCCGGGCCATGCCTACATCGCGCCGGGCGATCGCCATATGGAACTGTCACGCAGCGGCGCCAACTATCAGGTGAAGCTGCACGACGGCCCGGCGGTCAACCGTCACCGGCCATCGGTAGACGTGCTTTTCCGCTCGGTTGCGCAGTACGCCGGCCGTAATGCGGTTGGCGTGATACTGACCGGCATGGGCAATGACGGCGCGGCAGGCATGTTGGAAATGCATCGCGCCGGCGCCTATACCCTGGCGCAAAACGAAGCCAGCTGTGTGGTGTTCGGTATGCCGCGCGAGGCGATCGCCAGCGGCGGAGTGAATGAAGTTGTCGAACTGGATCGCATGAGCCAACGCATGCTGGCGCAAATTGCCGGTGGGCAGGCGCTGCGTATTTGA
- the flhA gene encoding flagellar biosynthesis protein FlhA, whose protein sequence is MANLAALLRLPGSFKDTQWQVLAGPILILMILSMMVLPLPAFILDLLFTFNIALSIMVLLVAMFTQRTLEFAAFPTILLFSTLLRLSLNVASTRIILMEGHTGSAAAGRVVEAFGHFLVGGNFAIGIVVFIILVLINFMVITKGAGRIAEVGARFVLDGMPGKQMAIDADLNAGLIGEEEAKKRRSEVTQEADFYGSMDGASKFVRGDAVAGLMIMMLNVVGGLLVGVLQHGMELGTAAETYTLLTIGDGLVAQIPALVISTAAGVIVTRVATDQDVGEQMVGQLFNNPRVMLLSAAVLGLLGLVPGMPNLVFLLFTAALLGLAWWLRGRDQQAPKVQEVPVTQDNPQAVEASWSDVQLEDPLGMEVGYRLIPMVDFQQNGELLGRIRGIRKKFAQEMGYLPPVVHIRDNLELPPASYRILMKGVEIGSGEAQPGRWLAINPGNAVGELAGDKTTDPAFGLEAVWIDSALREQAQIQGFTVVEASTVVATHLNHLIGQFASELFGRQEAQQLLDRVAQDMPKLTEDFVPGVVSLTTLHKVLQNLLAERVSIRDMRTIIETLAEHAPSQTDPYELTTVVRVALGRAITQQWFPGNGEIQVIGLDTQLERLLLQALQGGGGLEPGLADRLLDQAKQALQRQEMLSAPPVLLVNHALRALLARFLRRSLPQMVVLSNLEINDDRQIRMTSTIGAA, encoded by the coding sequence ATGGCTAATTTGGCCGCCTTGCTTCGTTTGCCGGGCAGTTTTAAAGATACGCAGTGGCAGGTGCTGGCCGGCCCGATACTGATTCTGATGATCCTGTCGATGATGGTGCTGCCGTTGCCGGCATTTATCCTCGATCTGCTGTTCACTTTCAATATTGCCTTGTCGATCATGGTATTGCTGGTAGCAATGTTTACCCAGCGTACGCTTGAATTTGCCGCGTTCCCCACCATTTTGCTGTTCTCAACCTTGCTGCGCCTGTCGCTTAACGTAGCTTCGACGCGGATCATCCTGATGGAAGGGCATACCGGATCTGCCGCCGCAGGGCGAGTGGTAGAGGCCTTCGGTCACTTCCTGGTGGGCGGTAACTTCGCCATCGGTATCGTGGTGTTTATCATTTTGGTGTTGATCAACTTTATGGTTATCACCAAGGGTGCCGGACGTATTGCCGAAGTGGGCGCACGCTTTGTGTTGGACGGCATGCCCGGCAAGCAGATGGCGATCGATGCCGATCTCAACGCCGGTTTGATCGGTGAAGAAGAGGCGAAAAAACGTCGCTCTGAGGTCACGCAGGAAGCGGACTTCTACGGTTCGATGGACGGTGCCAGCAAGTTCGTCCGTGGCGACGCGGTTGCCGGTCTGATGATCATGATGTTAAACGTGGTCGGCGGTCTGTTGGTCGGCGTGCTTCAGCACGGAATGGAACTGGGCACGGCGGCGGAAACTTACACCTTGCTGACTATCGGTGATGGCCTGGTCGCGCAGATCCCGGCGTTGGTGATTTCGACCGCCGCCGGCGTGATCGTGACTCGCGTGGCAACCGATCAGGACGTGGGTGAGCAGATGGTTGGCCAACTGTTCAACAACCCGCGGGTGATGTTGCTCAGCGCTGCGGTGCTCGGCCTGCTTGGGCTGGTGCCGGGGATGCCGAACCTGGTATTCCTGCTATTTACTGCGGCCCTGTTAGGGTTGGCCTGGTGGCTGCGCGGGCGCGATCAGCAAGCGCCCAAAGTGCAGGAAGTGCCGGTCACGCAGGATAATCCGCAGGCGGTGGAAGCCAGTTGGTCTGACGTACAGCTGGAAGATCCGTTGGGGATGGAGGTCGGTTACCGGCTGATCCCAATGGTGGATTTCCAACAGAATGGTGAATTGCTGGGCCGTATCCGCGGTATCCGTAAAAAATTCGCGCAGGAGATGGGCTATCTGCCACCGGTGGTGCATATCCGCGACAATCTGGAACTGCCGCCGGCCAGCTACCGTATTTTGATGAAGGGCGTAGAAATCGGCAGTGGCGAAGCGCAGCCGGGCCGCTGGTTGGCAATTAACCCAGGCAATGCTGTGGGCGAATTGGCGGGGGATAAAACCACCGATCCGGCGTTTGGGCTGGAAGCGGTATGGATTGACAGCGCGCTGCGCGAGCAGGCGCAGATCCAGGGCTTCACCGTGGTGGAAGCCAGCACGGTGGTCGCGACGCACCTTAATCATTTGATTGGCCAGTTTGCCAGTGAGCTGTTTGGCCGACAGGAAGCGCAGCAATTACTGGATCGCGTCGCACAGGACATGCCGAAGTTGACCGAAGATTTCGTGCCGGGCGTGGTAAGCCTGACCACCTTGCATAAGGTGTTGCAGAACCTGCTGGCGGAACGAGTTTCCATCCGCGATATGCGCACCATTATTGAAACGCTGGCGGAGCATGCGCCGTCACAAACCGACCCTTATGAGCTGACCACCGTGGTGCGGGTGGCGCTGGGCAGGGCGATTACCCAGCAGTGGTTCCCGGGCAACGGCGAAATTCAGGTAATTGGTCTGGATACCCAGCTTGAACGTCTGTTGCTGCAAGCGTTGCAGGGCGGCGGCGGTTTGGAACCGGGCCTGGCAGATCGTTTGTTGGATCAGGCCAAACAGGCGTTGCAGCGGCAGGAAATGCTCAGCGCGCCTCCGGTTCTGCTAGTGAACCACGCACTGCGGGCCTTGCTGGCGCGTTTCCTGCGCCGCAGCCTGCCGCAGATGGTGGTGTTGTCGAATCTGGAGATCAATGACGACCGCCAAATCCGCATGACCTCTACCATTGGGGCCGCATAA